The following proteins come from a genomic window of Bacillota bacterium:
- a CDS encoding HisA/HisF-related TIM barrel protein, whose protein sequence is MGVKWALVTDVWSDGTLAGTNAAAALAVSRQGLRVLAAGGIASAADVARLAGLGELAGVVIGRALYEGTVTLREALEAARWDEDAGAADHTVS, encoded by the coding sequence ATGGGTGTAAAATGGGCGCTGGTCACCGACGTATGGTCAGACGGGACCCTGGCCGGAACGAACGCCGCCGCGGCGCTTGCCGTCTCCCGCCAGGGCCTGCGGGTCCTGGCGGCGGGTGGGATTGCGTCCGCGGCCGACGTGGCTCGGCTGGCCGGCCTGGGTGAGCTGGCCGGCGTCGTGATCGGCCGGGCGCTTTACGAAGGCACCGTCACGCTTCGAGAGGCGCTCGAGGCCGCCAGGTGGGATGAGGATGCTGGCGCGGCGGATCATACCGTGTCTTGA